In Papaver somniferum cultivar HN1 chromosome 1, ASM357369v1, whole genome shotgun sequence, a genomic segment contains:
- the LOC113292586 gene encoding biogenesis of lysosome-related organelles complex 1 subunit 2-like gives MYVGMGKKVANEEVDKLSESLNGLFTNVSTMIKGELQGTNNLLELLEKMNTRVAEEYKGLGDVASGLRIFVEQLKEKNGNFDEYVQQIEAMELQLTEFEAVVSVLDKHVSFLESKVHSAYQQSPS, from the exons ATGTATGTTGGAATGGGGAAAAAGGTTGCGAATGAGGAGGTAGACAAACTTTCTGAATCACTTAACGGTCTCTTCACCAATGTCTCTACCATGATCAAAGGAGAACTCCAG GGCACAAATAACTTGCTGGAACTTTTGGAGAAGATGAATACCCGAGTAGCAGAGGAATACAAGGGCCTGGGCGATGTAGCTTCTGGATTGCGGATTTTTGTGGAACAGTTGAAGGaaaaaaatggaaactttgaTGAATACGTTCAGCAAATTGAAGCGATGGAGTTGCAACTGACCGAATTTGAAGCTGTAGTTTCTGTGCTTGACAAACATGTGTCTTTTCTGGAATCAAAAGTGCATTCTGCTTATCAGCAATCTCCATCCTAA